The Pseudoalteromonas tunicata genome segment AGGTCATGCGCGCATGGATCAAATCTTAACAAGAGGACGTGAGGTTATTCGTCAACAAACTTGGGAAGAGTTGAATAAAATTATTGAACCGTACAATTTGGGTTTAGTACTAACAGACGTTAACTTTAAAGATGCACGTCCACCATTAGAAGTTAAAGATGCTTTTGATGATGCAATTGCAGCACAAGAAGATGAACAGCGTTTTATCCGTGAAGCTGAAGCCTATGAACGTGAAATTGAACCTCGTGCGCGTGGTCAAGTAACACGTATGACACAAGAAGCTGAAGGTTACAAAGAGCGTGTCACATTAGAAGCACAAGGTGAAATTGCTCGCTTTGAGAAACTCTTACCGCAATATCAAGCGGCTAAAGAGGTAACTCGTAAGCGTTTATACATTGAAGCAATGGAATCTGTGTTAAGTAATAGCTCTAAAGTGCTGATCGATGTGAAAGGCGGCAATAATATGATGTATCTGCCACTTGATAAAATTATGCAGCAAACTCAAGGTGCAACAAGCAATACTCCGATGCAATTACCAAATAGTACAACTGATATTCAAAATTTACGCACTCAAATGAATAACACAGTAGGTAATAGCCAAGTGAATAGTGCAACCGACCGCTTAAAAGGCGATCGCTATTCGAATGGGAGATAAGTGATATGAAGAACTTTAGTTTAATTATATTGTTAACCGCAGTTATTTTATCTTTTTCATCAGTATTTGTGGTACTTGAAGGCCAACAAGCGATTGTATTGCAATTTAGCAAGGTGAAAAAAGACGCTGATGATAAAGCGGTAGTGTATGGCCCTGGTTTACAATTTAAAATTCCATTTATTTCAGAAGTTCGTAAATTAGATGCGCGTATTCAAACCCTTGATGGCGCACCAGATCGTTTTGTAACAAGTGAAAAGAAAGACTTAATTGTTGATTCATTTGTAAAATGGCGAATTAATGATTTTAGCTCGTTTTATCTAAGAACCCGTGGGGACTTACAGTATGCTGAAACGTTACTGAAACAAAAAGTAAATAATGGTTTAAGAACTAATTTTGGTTCAAGAACAATTAAAGAAATTGTTTCAGGTGAGCGTAGTGCGTTAATGAAAGATGCGTTAGTGCAGGCTTCAGAAAGCGCAAGTGAGCTGGGTATTGAAGTACTTGATGTTCGTGTAAAGCAAATCAATCTTCCTACAGAAGTGAGTAACTCGATTTACCAACGTATGCGCGCTGAGCGTACTGCGGTGGCAAAAGAGCATCGCTCTGAAGGTAAAGAAAAAGCTGAAACGATTCGCGCAGGAGTTGACCGTCGTGTAACTGTAATGCTTGCAGAAGCTGAACGAAATGCACGTATGGAACGTGGTGATGGCGATGCTGCTGCCGCGCAGATTTATGCATCGGCTTACTCTAAAGACGCTGAGTTTTATGCATTTTTAAGAAGTTTAGATGCTTACAAAGCGACATTTAACAGCAAAAATGATGTGATGGTACTGGGTACTGATAGTGAGTTTTTTCAACCAATGAAAAGCTCAGGTATCAAATAACATATTACTAAATATCTAAGCCTCGCATTGCGGGGCTTTTTTTTGAGATAAAATTAATGACAACAGAAACACTGATTTTAGCCTTTGCGCTATTTTTGATTTTTGAAGGATTAGGGCCGGCACTCTTGCCAAAAAAATGGCAGCAGATGTTACAACAACTCAGTGTGCTGCCTTTCTCACAATTAAGAGTCTTTGGTATTGTTTTAATTGTAATGGGATGGCTTTTATTCATCAGTTTTAAGCCCTAAAACTGAGTGAAAACTAACTTTATTGATTAAATAAAATTTTAATTCAGGTTATTTATTACCTATATCAATAACTTTTTAAGTTAAAGGTGAAAAAAGCGGCGAAACAGGGTGATCTTTACCCTCGTTCTCTGGTAAAATCTGCCCCTAATTTTTTCTAAGTGAATTTACAATGGGTAAAAACGTCGTTGTATTAGGCACCCAATGGGGTGATGAAGGTAAAGGTAAGGTTGTAGACCTGCTAACAGACAAAGCATCTTTGGTTGTTCGTTATCAAGGTGGTCATAATGCAGGCCATACTTTGGTAATTAACGGTGAAAAAACAGTATTACATCTTATTCCTTCAGGTGTATTACGCGATAACGTTAAATGTGTTATCGGTAATGGTGTTGTTTTAGCACCTGATGCGTTAATGAGAGAAATTGGCATGTTAGAAGAGCGTGGCGTACCTGTACGTGAGCGTCTTTTAATCAGCGAAGCATGTCCATTAATTTTGCCATTCCACGTTGCACTTGATGTTGCTCGTGAAAAAGCGCGTGGTGATAAGCCAATTGGTACTACAGGTCGTGGTATCGGTCCAGCTTATGAAGATAAAGTTGCCCGCCGTGGTTTACGTGTTGGTGATTTATTCAACCCTCAACAATTTTCTGACAAGTTAAAAGAAGTATTGGAATACCATAACTTCACACTTGAGCATTATTACAAAGTTGAGCCAGTTGATTTCCAAAAAACGTATGATGATGCAATGGCTGTTGCGGACATTTTAAAAGCAATGGTTGTAGATGTAACTGAATTACTTGATCAAACTCGTAAAGCTGGCGAAAGCATTTTGTTTGAAGGTGCACAAGGTACTTTACTTGATATCGACCATGGTACTTATCCATATGTTACGTCATCAAATACCACAGCCGGTGGCGTAGCAACTGGTGCAGGTTTTGGTCCATTACATTTAGATTATGTATTAGGTATTGCTAAAGCGTATACAACACGTGTTGGTTCTGGTCCTTTCCCGACAGAATTATACGATGGTCTTGAAAAACAAGATCCAGTTGGTAAGCATTTAGGCACTAAAGGCCACGAGTTTGGTGCAACAACTGGACGTTTACGTCGTACAGGTTGGTTTGACGCTGTTGCTATGCGTCGTGCAGTTCAAATCAATAGCGTATCAGGTTTCTGTTTAACTAAGTTAGACGTACTTGATGGCGTTGAAACAATTAAGATTTGTACTGGATATCAGTTAGAAGATGGCACAGTTACCAATGTAACACCACTTGCAGCTGAAGGTTACGACAAAGTAACTCCAATCTACGAAGAAATGCCTGGTTGGACTGAAACAACGTTTGGTGTAAAGTCAGTTGAGCAATTGCCTCAAGCAGCTTTAAACTATATCAAGCGTATTGAAGAAATTACCGGCGTACCAGTTGATATTATCTCAACAGGTCCTGATCGTGTTGAAACAATGATCCTTCGCAATCCATTTGCTTAATTGTCATTGTTTATAAAAAAGCTGCCTAGGGCAGCTTTTTTTTTGTCTAAACTTTACGAAGCATATGTTTGGCTTATTAATAAAACAGATTAATAATGTCTAAAGTGAATATGGCGCAATTCTTGAATAAAAATATTAGGATAAATTTTCACAATGAATGACGTAAAATTGATGATAAGAAAATTTGGTTTATTGTTTTGTTTAATGATGCCATTGGCTAGTCATTCAGCTGAGCCTCTTGAGGCGGTTCAACTTTATACCCAAGATGAACTTTTAGTGCTGATAAATAAAAACACTCACTTAGAGCGCGTAAAAGCGGATGATTGTCAATTAGTGCAAGATATTGAAGCGCGCGCCATTAAAATGTCTATTCCAGCCTATCAGTTTTTGTTCGGCGATATGCTTGCTTATGGCGTCTGCCTTGATCGTGATGTTGAGCGTGGTATGTATTTTATTCGTTTAGCAGCGGAGCAAGGCCTTGCTGAAGCCTTAGAGCAAATGGGACGGTATTACCATCTGGGTAAATTTGTTCAGGTCGATATCCCTCAAGCAATTGTTTTTTTACGCGAAGCTGCTGCATTGGGAAATCTAAAAGCTCAAATTCGCTTGGTTGATTTGTTTAATAAAGGAGAAGGGAGTCCTGCTGATTATGAAGATGCTTACCGCTGGCTATTTCATTCTATTATAGCTGAAACTAAAACACATAAAGAAGTCGAGACCCTGCTTGCGACGCTTGCGAAAAAAATGCCTCCGAGTGTAATAGAGCGCGCTCGTAAACCAATTTAATTTAAAATTAGGCCATTGAAATCGAGTAAAAATAATTTAACCTGTTTCATTAATGGCTTTTGGTTTAAAATAACAACATAAGCCACTTATAAAGCCACTTAATGTCTAATCAAGACCCATTTTTAAGCCGCGAGCAAGATAAATACGAAAATCCCGTCCCTAGCCGAGAGTTTATTTTGGCCCATTTACAGGATCGACAAAAACCAGCTTCTTTTGAAAGTCTCTGCGAAGAGCTTGATATCGTTGATGAGGAAAGAAGTATTGCGCTAAAACGTCGCTTAAGAGCGATGGAGCGAGATGGCCAGATTATTTTTAATCGATTGAAATGCTATTGCTTACCGGACAAAGTGGGTTTGGTTAAAGGTCGCGTAATTGGTCATCGTGATGGTTTTGGTTTCTTAGCCTTAGATGATGGCGGCAAAGACTGGTTTATTCCTAAACACCAAATGGAAGGTGTTTTCCACGGCGATCGCGTACTTGCAAAACCCGCCTCTCAAGGTAAGGGTGGCAAATGTGATGCGCGGATCGTTCGAGTTTTAGATGGTGAACGAACACCTATTATAGGGCGGTTTTTTGTTGAACACGGTATGGCGGTTGTTGTACCTGAAGATCCTCGTATTACTCAAGATATTATTATTCTGCCTGGCAATGAAAATGGTGCTCGCCATAATCAAATGGTGCAAATTGAAATTACACAGCGTCCAAGTCAACGTATGAATGCCGTCGGTAAAGTACTTGACGTGCTTGGTGAGCACTTAGCGCCAGGGATGGAAATTGAAGTGGCACTGCGTAACCATGATATCCCTCATGTTTGGCCCGATGCAGTGCTTGAACAGGTGGCTCCTTTAACCACCGATGTTGACGAAGCGGCAAAAGTGGGTCGGGTTGACTTGCGCAAATTACCTTTAGTGACCATTGATGGTGAAGATGCGCGCGATTTTGATGACGCTGTATTCTGTGAGCGCAAAAAAAGTGGTGGCTGGCGTTTATGGGTCGCAATTGCTGATGTTTCGTATTATGTGGGCAAAGAAACGCCTCTTGATGAAGAGGCAATTAATCGCGGCAACTCAGTATATTTCCCTGAGCAAGTCATTCCAATGTTGCCAAAAGTATTGTCCAATGGTTTATGTTCATTGAATCCAAAAGTAGACCGGTTATGCATGGTCGCTGAAATGACTATCTCAGATGCAGGGCGACTTTCTGGTTACCGCTTTTATGAGGCGGTAATGAATTCTCACGCTCGTTTTACATATACGCAAGTCGCAGCGATTCTAGCTGGAGAAACAGCCGCTGATGAGCATCAGGCATTAGTGCCGCATTTACAAGATTTATATCAAATGTATATGGCAATGAAAGCTGCTCGTTTAGAGCGTGGTGCGATTGAGTTTGAAACCTTAGAAGCTAAATTTATTTTTGATGCGCATCGTAAAATTGAAACCATCACAACATTGCAACGCAACGATGCGCATAAACTCATTGAAGAATGCATGATCATGGCCAATGTGGCTGCTGCAAGATTGCTTGAAAAACATGAGGCCAGTGCGCTTTATCGTGTACATGATGAACCTGATGCTGAAAAGTTAGCCCACTTTAGAACATTTTTAAGTGAACTTGGCGTAGAAAATACTATTCCGTTAGAGCCAAGCCCAAAAGAAATTACAGAGAGCTTAGCGCGTTTGGGCGAGCGCCCTGAAATAGAGCTTATTCAAACCATGTTGCTTCGCTCAATGAAGCAAGCGGTGTATCAATCTGAAAATATAGGTCACTTTGGTTTATCGCTACCTGCTTATGCGCACTTTACGTCACCTATTCGTCGTTATCCTGACTTAGTTGTACACCGTGCAATTAAAGGGGTATTAAAAGCGCAAGGCATGCCAACCACGGGTGCTTATGCCTATACACCAATCGAAGCCGATCATCTTGGTGCACAATGTTCTATGACTGAACGCCGAGCTGATGACGCAACACGTGAAGTAGCGGATTGGCTTAAATGTGAGTTTATGCAAGACCGGGTTGGTCAGCATTTTACTGGCGTTGTTTCATCGGTGACGACATTTGGTTTATTTGTTCGATTAGATGAATTGTTTATTGATGGCTTAGTTCATGTAACCGCTTTGGGAAATGACTATTTTCATTATGATGGTTCGCGTCATTGTCTTGTGGGTGAAAATACCAAACAAGTATTTCGTTTAGGCGATAAAATTTCTGTCACTGTGATATCGGTGAGTTTAGATGAGCGCCGTATCCATTTAGGGCTGCAAAGTGAGCAAGCAAACGATCGTTATGCTCGTCGACGTAACAATAAAGCGATCGAAGAAAAAATCAGTGTGCGTCAGCAACTAAAGTCAGGACGTATTCCTAATGAAGGCAAAGGGGTTGATGCTAAGAAACGTCCAGTTGATGAGAAAAAAGATAAAGCAGGTGGGCCAAGTTCAAAAGGCAAAAAAAAGCCAAGCTCAGCGGGTAAAAAAGTGGCCAAAGTGGGAGCGGCAGTTTCTGCACTAGGGCATGAGTCAGACATTAATAAAACGAAGAAAAAAAAGAAGAAAGCCATTAAACGTAAACGTCCAGGTAAAAATGCACGTAAACGTAATACCTCGGTAGGGAATTAGGAGCTATAAAGCAGTGAGTAATGAATTAATTTTTGGCTTTCATTCGGTTGAAGCTATTTTAGCAAAAGAGCCTGAGCGCTTTATTGAAATTTATGCGTTAAAAGGTCGTGAAGACAAACGTTTAAATCCAATCCTTGAGTTAGCAGAGCAATTTGGTGTTTCAGTTCAGTTTATGCATCGTAAGACTTTGGACGAAAAAGCAGATGGTGAACAGCATCAAGGTCTTATCGCAAAAGTTAAGGCAGGTAAAACCTACAGTGAAAAAGATCTTGATGAGATTATAGCGCGTCATGAGACGCCTTTCTTACTTGTACTGGATGGCGTGACTGATCCGCATAATCTAGGTGCATGCTTGCGCAGTGCCGATGCAGCAGGTGTTCATGCTGTTATTGTGCCTAAAGATAACTCAGCCAAACTTAATGGTGTCGCTCGCAAAGTGGCTTGTGGTGCTGCTGAAACCGTACCTCTTGTTCATGTAACAAATTTAGCGCGAACATTACGTGAAATAAAAGATGCGGGCGTATGGGTGATTGGTACCGCAGGTGAAACAGACACTCATGTCTTTGATGCCAAACTTACTGGGCCGATTGCACTCGTGATGGGCGCTGAAGGCACAGGTATGCGCCGTTTAACACGTGAGCACTGTGATACCTTAGTTAAAATCCCTATGGTTGGTACGGTTTCTAGCTTAAATGTATCTGTTGCAACCGGTATTTGTTTATTCGAAATTTTACGCCAGCGTAACCTCATTTCTCTTTAGTTTTACCTCGTGCGGTAGGTATTTTTACTTGCCGTACCATCTTCTTGTTAATATTTTCTTTTTGTATATTGCTTAATCATTCTTTAGCACGTAAAATACGCGCTCTTTTCGGCCACTAAATATCAGTTCCTTGCCTTATACCGACCGGCCGAAACGGTTATAGGCTAATTAACCGTAAGGAATACCCATGCGTCATTACGAAATCGTATTCATGGTTCATCCAGATCAAAGTGAACAAGTTCCAGGTATGATCGAGCGTTATACTGGTTCTATCACTGAAGCTGGCGGTACTATCCACCGTTTAGAAGACTGGGGTCGTCGTCAATTGGCTTACCCAATCGACAAGCTTCATAAAGCCCACTATGTTCTAATGAACGTTGAAGCTACATCTGAAGTAATCAACGAGCTAGAAACTTCTTTCCGTTATAACGATGCAGTACTACGTAACTTAGTTATGCGTACTAAATCAGCTGTAACAGAAGCATCTCCTCTTGTAAGAGAAGAGAGAAGAGAAGCTGCTGAAGCTTAATCGTTTTGAGTGATTGTATGACTAATAACCAGTTAGTACTTTCTGGGGTGGTGTGTAAAACACCTAAATTTAGTCAAAGCCCAGCCGGTATTCCACACTGCATTTTTGTATTGGAGCATCGGTCGCAACAAGTTGAAGCCGGACTAAACCGTAATAGTTATGTTCGAATGCAAGTTGTCGCAAGTGGTGAAGCAATACAACATTATGCTCAAGACATACAGATTGGGTCACAAGTGACAGTGTACGGTTTTTTAAACCGTCACGAAGGCCGTAACGGCTTGAGTCAATTGGTATTACATGCCCATCAAATAGAAAGAATTATTTTAGGAGATTTATCTCATGGCACGTTACTTCAGACGTCGTAAGTTCTGCCGCTTCAAAGCGGAAGGCGTACAAAAAATTGATTATAAAGATCTAGCTACTCTTAGAAACTATGTTACAGAAAGTGGCAAAATCGTACCTAGCCGTATCACAGGTACTAGCGCAAAATATCAGCGTCAATTAGCAGCAGCAATCAAACGCGCTCGCTACTTAGCCCTTCTTCCATACACTGACTTACATAAGTAAGCAGCGGACTAACTGTTTTTAAAAGGTGTAGAAACATGCAAGTTATTCTACTAGACAAGATCGCTAACCTAGGCAGCCTAGGTGATCAAGTTGCAGTAAAATCAGGTTACGCGCGTAACTTCCTTTTTCCAAAAGGTAAGGCCGTTCCTGCAACAGCTGCTAATGTTGAATCTTTCGATGCACGTCGTGCTGATTTAGAAGCTAAAGTTGCTGAAACTTTAGCTGCTGCTCACGTTCGCGCTGAAAAATTAACTGCACTAGCTGAAGTTACTTTAGTATCTAAAGCTGGCGACGAAGGTAAATTATTCGGTTCTATCGGTACTCGCGATATTGCTGATGCTATCTCTGCAGTTGGTATTGAAGTTGCTAAATCAGAAGTTCGTTTACCAAACGGTACAATCCGTGAAGTAGGTGAATTCGAAGTTGCAATTCAAGTACATTCAGATGTTACTGCTACTATTGCTGTAGTTGTTATCGCTGAAGCTTAATCGATTATTTAATTGATTAAAAAAAACCGCGCTTAGGCGCGGTTTTTTGTTTATTAAACTTTACATTTTTACACTTTTTTCGAGATCTCTCATAAAATTCTGAAACTTTATAGTTATAAAAATACCTTTTTAGGGTCCTCAGACTAGTCAAATCAAGCATATATTCAATTGC includes the following:
- the hflK gene encoding FtsH protease activity modulator HflK, encoding MAWNEPGNNGNDKDPWKNKGGKEQGPPNLDEVFRKYGDKFNGMFGGSTKSGNSNGGLSGAAFGFVLIIAIVVWALSGIYTVKEAERGVILRFGQFHDIALPGLRWKMTFVDRIVPVDVEAVRSLSASGFMLTEDENVVSVEFVVQYRVTDPRNYLFSVTDADHSLQQSLDSALRYVVGHARMDQILTRGREVIRQQTWEELNKIIEPYNLGLVLTDVNFKDARPPLEVKDAFDDAIAAQEDEQRFIREAEAYEREIEPRARGQVTRMTQEAEGYKERVTLEAQGEIARFEKLLPQYQAAKEVTRKRLYIEAMESVLSNSSKVLIDVKGGNNMMYLPLDKIMQQTQGATSNTPMQLPNSTTDIQNLRTQMNNTVGNSQVNSATDRLKGDRYSNGR
- the hflC gene encoding protease modulator HflC gives rise to the protein MKNFSLIILLTAVILSFSSVFVVLEGQQAIVLQFSKVKKDADDKAVVYGPGLQFKIPFISEVRKLDARIQTLDGAPDRFVTSEKKDLIVDSFVKWRINDFSSFYLRTRGDLQYAETLLKQKVNNGLRTNFGSRTIKEIVSGERSALMKDALVQASESASELGIEVLDVRVKQINLPTEVSNSIYQRMRAERTAVAKEHRSEGKEKAETIRAGVDRRVTVMLAEAERNARMERGDGDAAAAQIYASAYSKDAEFYAFLRSLDAYKATFNSKNDVMVLGTDSEFFQPMKSSGIK
- a CDS encoding DUF2065 domain-containing protein, whose amino-acid sequence is MTTETLILAFALFLIFEGLGPALLPKKWQQMLQQLSVLPFSQLRVFGIVLIVMGWLLFISFKP
- a CDS encoding adenylosuccinate synthase — encoded protein: MGKNVVVLGTQWGDEGKGKVVDLLTDKASLVVRYQGGHNAGHTLVINGEKTVLHLIPSGVLRDNVKCVIGNGVVLAPDALMREIGMLEERGVPVRERLLISEACPLILPFHVALDVAREKARGDKPIGTTGRGIGPAYEDKVARRGLRVGDLFNPQQFSDKLKEVLEYHNFTLEHYYKVEPVDFQKTYDDAMAVADILKAMVVDVTELLDQTRKAGESILFEGAQGTLLDIDHGTYPYVTSSNTTAGGVATGAGFGPLHLDYVLGIAKAYTTRVGSGPFPTELYDGLEKQDPVGKHLGTKGHEFGATTGRLRRTGWFDAVAMRRAVQINSVSGFCLTKLDVLDGVETIKICTGYQLEDGTVTNVTPLAAEGYDKVTPIYEEMPGWTETTFGVKSVEQLPQAALNYIKRIEEITGVPVDIISTGPDRVETMILRNPFA
- a CDS encoding tetratricopeptide repeat protein: MMPLASHSAEPLEAVQLYTQDELLVLINKNTHLERVKADDCQLVQDIEARAIKMSIPAYQFLFGDMLAYGVCLDRDVERGMYFIRLAAEQGLAEALEQMGRYYHLGKFVQVDIPQAIVFLREAAALGNLKAQIRLVDLFNKGEGSPADYEDAYRWLFHSIIAETKTHKEVETLLATLAKKMPPSVIERARKPI
- the rnr gene encoding ribonuclease R, which translates into the protein MSNQDPFLSREQDKYENPVPSREFILAHLQDRQKPASFESLCEELDIVDEERSIALKRRLRAMERDGQIIFNRLKCYCLPDKVGLVKGRVIGHRDGFGFLALDDGGKDWFIPKHQMEGVFHGDRVLAKPASQGKGGKCDARIVRVLDGERTPIIGRFFVEHGMAVVVPEDPRITQDIIILPGNENGARHNQMVQIEITQRPSQRMNAVGKVLDVLGEHLAPGMEIEVALRNHDIPHVWPDAVLEQVAPLTTDVDEAAKVGRVDLRKLPLVTIDGEDARDFDDAVFCERKKSGGWRLWVAIADVSYYVGKETPLDEEAINRGNSVYFPEQVIPMLPKVLSNGLCSLNPKVDRLCMVAEMTISDAGRLSGYRFYEAVMNSHARFTYTQVAAILAGETAADEHQALVPHLQDLYQMYMAMKAARLERGAIEFETLEAKFIFDAHRKIETITTLQRNDAHKLIEECMIMANVAAARLLEKHEASALYRVHDEPDAEKLAHFRTFLSELGVENTIPLEPSPKEITESLARLGERPEIELIQTMLLRSMKQAVYQSENIGHFGLSLPAYAHFTSPIRRYPDLVVHRAIKGVLKAQGMPTTGAYAYTPIEADHLGAQCSMTERRADDATREVADWLKCEFMQDRVGQHFTGVVSSVTTFGLFVRLDELFIDGLVHVTALGNDYFHYDGSRHCLVGENTKQVFRLGDKISVTVISVSLDERRIHLGLQSEQANDRYARRRNNKAIEEKISVRQQLKSGRIPNEGKGVDAKKRPVDEKKDKAGGPSSKGKKKPSSAGKKVAKVGAAVSALGHESDINKTKKKKKKAIKRKRPGKNARKRNTSVGN
- the rlmB gene encoding 23S rRNA (guanosine(2251)-2'-O)-methyltransferase RlmB, whose translation is MSNELIFGFHSVEAILAKEPERFIEIYALKGREDKRLNPILELAEQFGVSVQFMHRKTLDEKADGEQHQGLIAKVKAGKTYSEKDLDEIIARHETPFLLVLDGVTDPHNLGACLRSADAAGVHAVIVPKDNSAKLNGVARKVACGAAETVPLVHVTNLARTLREIKDAGVWVIGTAGETDTHVFDAKLTGPIALVMGAEGTGMRRLTREHCDTLVKIPMVGTVSSLNVSVATGICLFEILRQRNLISL
- the rpsF gene encoding 30S ribosomal protein S6, coding for MRHYEIVFMVHPDQSEQVPGMIERYTGSITEAGGTIHRLEDWGRRQLAYPIDKLHKAHYVLMNVEATSEVINELETSFRYNDAVLRNLVMRTKSAVTEASPLVREERREAAEA
- the priB gene encoding primosomal replication protein N, whose product is MTNNQLVLSGVVCKTPKFSQSPAGIPHCIFVLEHRSQQVEAGLNRNSYVRMQVVASGEAIQHYAQDIQIGSQVTVYGFLNRHEGRNGLSQLVLHAHQIERIILGDLSHGTLLQTS
- the rpsR gene encoding 30S ribosomal protein S18, whose protein sequence is MARYFRRRKFCRFKAEGVQKIDYKDLATLRNYVTESGKIVPSRITGTSAKYQRQLAAAIKRARYLALLPYTDLHK
- the rplI gene encoding 50S ribosomal protein L9 — its product is MQVILLDKIANLGSLGDQVAVKSGYARNFLFPKGKAVPATAANVESFDARRADLEAKVAETLAAAHVRAEKLTALAEVTLVSKAGDEGKLFGSIGTRDIADAISAVGIEVAKSEVRLPNGTIREVGEFEVAIQVHSDVTATIAVVVIAEA